One Vibrio sp. CDRSL-10 TSBA genomic region harbors:
- the flgH gene encoding flagellar basal body L-ring protein FlgH, which yields MTKLSKAGLLSVLVLAGCAGREEFGLPSPDEEKYGPPELDYSLPEAQSGSLYRHHYAMTLFQDRRAYRVGDVLTVQLSESTQSSKSADTQYGKSSSVGLAAPIIGAKTFDDVSASIDGNRAFDGSASSSQGNRLQGAITVTVSEVLPNGVIRIRGEKWIRLNQGDEFIRLTGIVRVDDISRSNQISSQRIGDARITYSGRGALADSNASGWLTQFFNSPWMPF from the coding sequence ATGACAAAGCTGAGCAAAGCCGGATTACTGAGTGTATTAGTGCTGGCTGGTTGTGCCGGACGGGAGGAGTTTGGTCTGCCGTCACCGGACGAAGAAAAATATGGTCCGCCGGAGCTCGATTACTCTCTGCCAGAGGCTCAGTCCGGCAGCCTTTATCGCCATCACTATGCGATGACTCTGTTTCAGGACCGCCGGGCCTATCGGGTCGGCGATGTCCTGACCGTGCAGCTGTCTGAGTCGACTCAATCGAGTAAAAGTGCCGATACCCAGTATGGTAAATCCTCCAGTGTTGGCCTGGCGGCGCCGATTATTGGTGCCAAAACGTTTGACGATGTTTCCGCCTCGATTGATGGCAATCGCGCTTTTGACGGCAGTGCGTCCAGCTCGCAGGGCAACCGTTTGCAGGGTGCGATTACGGTCACTGTGAGTGAGGTTTTACCTAACGGCGTGATTCGTATTCGCGGTGAAAAGTGGATTCGCCTCAATCAGGGGGATGAGTTTATTCGTCTGACCGGCATTGTGCGTGTGGATGACATCAGCCGCAGCAACCAAATCTCTTCCCAGCGTATCGGCGATGCACGTATTACGTACTCCGGTCGCGGTGCGCTGGCAGACAGTAATGCCTCCGGTTGGCTGACGCAATTCTTTAACAGTCCATGGATGCCATTCTGA
- a CDS encoding FliA/WhiG family RNA polymerase sigma factor → MLDMQYQDSYDISDDIASPTLPIDENRLLSQFQHLVKRVSNQLRVHATTHCSIEDMQQIGLIGLLEAGRRYGNLDDPNFPAFAVCRIRGAILDELRRLDWRSRKTRQQAHQLNDVTRDLTRKLGRQPNDQEIILALGSDEKDYYARLNASLAGEMQSLDQLLENGIEQVAEGRDDGMRQENLRRSLEQAVSQLSKRDQLLLTLFYQHELNLHEIALVLDLTPPRICQLHKQALKQLNLYMSS, encoded by the coding sequence ATGTTGGATATGCAATATCAGGACAGCTATGACATCTCAGATGATATCGCTTCCCCCACGTTACCGATTGATGAAAACCGTCTGCTGAGCCAGTTTCAGCATCTGGTTAAACGGGTTTCCAACCAGCTACGCGTGCATGCCACGACCCATTGCAGCATTGAAGACATGCAGCAAATCGGTCTGATTGGCCTGCTTGAAGCCGGTCGTCGCTACGGCAACCTCGACGATCCTAATTTTCCCGCCTTTGCGGTATGCCGGATTCGCGGTGCCATTCTGGACGAACTGCGCCGACTCGACTGGCGTTCGCGTAAAACCCGCCAGCAGGCGCACCAGCTGAACGATGTCACCCGGGATCTGACCCGTAAGCTGGGTCGTCAACCCAATGACCAGGAAATAATCCTGGCCTTGGGTAGCGATGAAAAAGACTACTACGCCCGTCTCAACGCCTCACTGGCCGGTGAAATGCAAAGCCTGGATCAGCTGCTGGAAAACGGGATTGAACAGGTCGCCGAAGGCCGTGATGACGGCATGAGGCAAGAAAACCTGCGCCGCAGTCTGGAACAAGCGGTCAGTCAGTTGTCGAAGCGCGATCAACTGCTGCTGACTCTGTTTTACCAACACGAACTGAACTTACACGAAATTGCGCTCGTGCTTGATCTGACGCCTCCGCGCATCTGTCAACTGCATAAACAGGCGCTCAAACAACTTAATCTCTATATGTCCTCTTAG
- a CDS encoding flagellar motor protein MotB: MQKQEHVVFKRAKGGHDEEHHGGAWKVAFADFMIALMALFLVLWVMQVVDKEERKAIVAHLHSSSVFDRSYGNPFDTSQSISPIDLAADSSVVSKHDSNHTVTSFNNGNGEGPESDALLPGTFDTQAQLATLAKVVEEMMRQINAQGNVNVSVTPQGLRIVLQDDFKQNMFSRGGSEITPFFEDLLLALAPVFKRVENPLIISGHTDATAFKQRFGSKTNWELSANRANVARQTLVAGGMPDQRVLQVTGMSDRALLNPDEPDGSENRRIELFVLTTPAAKVLETFFGDKQPGELDKARDEAQFNQPVRREPAISHQQEVRLEISAEDQADS; the protein is encoded by the coding sequence ATGCAGAAACAGGAGCACGTGGTTTTCAAGCGCGCAAAAGGTGGTCATGACGAAGAGCATCATGGCGGCGCATGGAAAGTCGCGTTTGCCGATTTCATGATAGCGCTGATGGCGCTGTTTCTGGTTCTGTGGGTCATGCAAGTGGTCGATAAGGAAGAGCGCAAAGCAATTGTCGCCCATCTGCACAGCTCAAGCGTCTTTGATCGAAGTTACGGTAACCCGTTTGATACTTCGCAAAGCATCTCGCCGATCGATCTGGCCGCCGATTCATCTGTGGTCAGCAAGCATGATTCTAATCACACCGTGACTTCATTTAATAATGGTAACGGTGAAGGTCCGGAGTCGGATGCTCTGCTGCCCGGCACCTTTGATACCCAGGCCCAGCTCGCGACGCTGGCCAAAGTGGTTGAGGAGATGATGCGGCAAATCAATGCGCAGGGGAACGTTAATGTTTCGGTGACCCCGCAAGGTTTACGCATCGTGTTACAAGATGACTTTAAGCAGAATATGTTCAGCCGCGGCGGTAGCGAAATCACGCCGTTTTTTGAAGATCTCCTGCTGGCTCTGGCACCGGTGTTTAAACGGGTTGAAAACCCGTTGATCATCAGTGGCCATACCGACGCCACTGCGTTTAAACAACGCTTTGGCAGTAAAACGAACTGGGAACTGTCGGCGAACCGCGCCAATGTTGCGCGTCAGACACTGGTCGCTGGCGGAATGCCGGACCAACGTGTACTGCAGGTGACCGGGATGTCAGACCGGGCGCTGCTTAATCCGGATGAGCCGGATGGCAGTGAGAACCGCCGGATTGAACTGTTTGTCCTGACCACACCAGCCGCTAAAGTGCTGGAAACCTTCTTCGGTGATAAACAACCGGGCGAACTGGACAAAGCCCGTGATGAGGCTCAGTTCAATCAGCCGGTTCGTCGTGAGCCCGCGATCAGCCATCAGCAAGAGGTCAGGCTTGAGATCAGTGCCGAAGACCAAGCAGACTCTTAA
- a CDS encoding rod-binding protein, protein MKIDHSNQSVAGDAVLYHDNSALANIKHAADKGEALQKVAGQFEAMFLQLVLRQMRSSSDALADQDSPFSSQQQGVFRDMYDGQLAIELAKKNNAGIADMLVRQLGPAAGLSAVQANSVNDSSFTAIDADTVPVESVMFSIPEAESQNAAGLQAELNPAPLRAALDAEQNSKVMVNTAFAQPLIRPWSEIGHELD, encoded by the coding sequence ATGAAAATTGACCATTCCAACCAATCCGTAGCCGGCGATGCCGTGCTTTATCATGACAACAGCGCACTGGCCAATATCAAACATGCCGCGGACAAAGGTGAGGCGTTGCAAAAGGTGGCCGGCCAGTTTGAAGCCATGTTCCTGCAGTTGGTGTTGCGCCAGATGCGCAGCAGCAGCGATGCGCTGGCTGACCAGGACAGCCCGTTTTCCTCCCAGCAGCAGGGGGTATTTCGCGATATGTACGATGGCCAGCTGGCGATTGAACTGGCCAAGAAGAACAACGCCGGAATCGCTGATATGCTGGTGCGCCAGCTGGGACCGGCCGCAGGTCTCAGTGCGGTGCAAGCCAATTCAGTCAATGACAGTTCATTTACCGCGATTGACGCAGATACCGTACCGGTAGAAAGCGTGATGTTTTCCATCCCGGAAGCGGAATCACAAAATGCAGCCGGATTACAGGCAGAACTTAACCCGGCTCCGCTTCGTGCCGCCTTAGACGCAGAGCAAAACAGCAAAGTGATGGTCAATACGGCCTTCGCTCAGCCACTGATTCGACCATGGAGCGAGATCGGACATGAACTTGACTAA
- a CDS encoding flagellin, which produces MVMSTVEVRGQGIRLTGQDQASITPSRTTQSPRFNPPRNRTFQADPPSAYSISALRLTAGQQQATLVQIATKTLQVAGKELTNIKRSLTQAVTQGVDRVPNLKETLTRSKMQLDSTLEQARFDGQRVVSNELKLQLNQGDLRRFSVPGLNVQRLQDKAEQIRLDFPQGQSVLMQFDGRTDGSKTVKMLDRSLIPLGMRASLGSDGNIVFEASDAAYKQMKQKVMVTGQGHRFPAGQANTLTLKSEPDGIAELRFDLGSRDGIKKTIAKVNQHLQQVQVSLDQARSYHSELSSQMQTLREQNQVLSVGGVADKLESFYAAGDTFTATYQVLNAQANVRRHTVVALLR; this is translated from the coding sequence ATGGTCATGAGTACAGTGGAAGTGCGCGGTCAGGGAATACGTCTGACCGGGCAGGATCAGGCGAGTATTACTCCCTCCCGCACGACACAAAGTCCGCGTTTTAATCCACCGCGTAACCGCACTTTCCAGGCTGACCCACCGTCAGCCTATTCCATTTCTGCACTCCGGCTGACTGCCGGGCAGCAACAAGCCACATTGGTGCAGATCGCGACGAAAACCCTGCAGGTTGCCGGCAAAGAACTTACGAATATTAAGCGCAGTCTCACTCAGGCTGTGACACAGGGCGTGGATCGGGTCCCCAATCTGAAAGAGACCTTGACCCGTTCTAAAATGCAGCTCGACAGCACGCTTGAACAAGCCCGCTTTGATGGTCAGCGAGTGGTGAGTAATGAGCTGAAACTGCAACTGAACCAAGGCGATCTGCGGCGCTTTTCCGTACCGGGGCTTAATGTACAGCGTTTGCAGGATAAGGCTGAGCAGATTCGTCTGGATTTTCCGCAGGGTCAGTCGGTGCTGATGCAGTTTGATGGTCGTACCGATGGCAGTAAAACGGTAAAAATGCTGGATCGCAGCCTGATCCCGCTCGGGATGCGAGCTTCTCTGGGCAGTGATGGCAATATCGTGTTTGAGGCCTCGGACGCGGCCTATAAGCAGATGAAGCAAAAGGTGATGGTCACCGGACAGGGACACCGTTTCCCGGCCGGGCAGGCGAATACCCTGACGCTGAAATCCGAGCCGGATGGTATTGCTGAATTGCGCTTTGATCTCGGTTCACGTGACGGCATCAAAAAGACCATTGCTAAGGTCAATCAGCATTTGCAACAGGTGCAGGTCAGTCTGGATCAGGCACGCAGTTATCACAGTGAACTGAGTAGTCAGATGCAGACGCTGCGTGAGCAAAATCAGGTGTTGTCGGTGGGTGGCGTGGCAGATAAGCTGGAAAGCTTTTATGCTGCTGGTGATACGTTTACCGCTACTTATCAGGTGCTTAACGCGCAGGCTAATGTACGTCGTCATACGGTTGTGGCACTGCTGCGCTGA
- a CDS encoding diguanylate phosphodiesterase encodes MANLTSHHALFHYLRDLIEQYVVTEDDMLVFEAFKCNDIRHACQAIRHAGNAEVEYQHLTLRFGSRGEQSVYQFQLSPHMTYCLDLFSLYLALRQTHFQMETFHPDLISNVVVPIRTDALLWPPGFEFLQQILRYHALAFSHVVPSLQINFNQPLPLEIDNLVSKMRSQTYALWFELYTHAEHFEQVIRFKPDMIKLAVSLEDKQDRSELLPLMRFLRRYHLPWVAGRVASQKELNHYKLLGASYYFGYFSDIPTSLSFKTFDEADNDAW; translated from the coding sequence TTGGCTAATCTCACTTCACATCATGCGCTGTTTCATTATCTGCGCGATCTTATTGAACAGTATGTCGTCACGGAGGACGACATGCTGGTGTTCGAAGCGTTTAAGTGCAACGATATCCGACATGCCTGCCAGGCGATACGTCACGCGGGCAACGCAGAAGTCGAATATCAGCACCTGACCCTGCGCTTTGGCAGTCGCGGCGAGCAAAGTGTGTATCAGTTTCAGCTTTCACCACATATGACCTACTGTCTTGATCTGTTCAGCCTGTACCTTGCTTTGCGTCAGACCCACTTTCAAATGGAAACCTTCCATCCCGATTTAATCAGCAATGTGGTGGTTCCCATCCGTACTGATGCTCTGTTGTGGCCGCCCGGCTTTGAATTTTTACAGCAGATTCTGCGCTATCACGCTCTGGCTTTTTCCCATGTTGTCCCTTCCCTGCAGATCAATTTTAATCAACCTTTGCCGCTTGAAATCGACAACCTGGTTAGCAAGATGCGCAGCCAGACCTACGCTTTATGGTTTGAGCTCTACACTCACGCCGAACACTTCGAACAAGTGATCCGCTTTAAGCCGGATATGATCAAACTGGCGGTATCACTGGAAGACAAACAGGATCGCAGCGAACTGCTGCCACTGATGCGCTTTCTGCGCCGCTATCACCTTCCCTGGGTCGCCGGCAGAGTCGCCAGCCAAAAAGAGCTGAATCACTACAAATTACTGGGCGCCAGCTACTATTTCGGCTATTTCAGCGATATTCCCACCTCATTGAGCTTTAAAACATTTGATGAAGCCGATAACGACGCTTGGTAA
- the fliD gene encoding flagellar filament capping protein FliD: protein MSSLDPITMATQLATFDVQSFQQRYQTQANQYQSQLKALGDIESALQEFRTTINEMNSSTSSILQNSATVSQDGFFSATADAGALSGSYQIFVEQLATAHQISAGMPANLDATTLVPTTGTLDFSVNGETMSLDLSTVDTDGDGTATVADLVSAINNDSTNPGVNATLVRSNGQTYFMLSSTETGVANSINVSASGTGQTWFEDAFSNVTEISAAQDATIWLGAQGTGLQLTNSSNTFSGVIDGVDLTVSQAQTSGEAPLTLSVGADDEATKEQMNGFIDAYNSLINKIDSLTGIGDENTSRGALASDPTVRSIKSQIQSMVRGQFDGMRLSDLGLEISRDGKMSIDNDKFEQAQSTNGAALESFFNGDGNLFDSMDELLNPYLKFSGSLFASRKDSLQQSIDRIDDKQASLERKYDMAYDRYLRQFTQMNQLMTQMNQTMSMFS, encoded by the coding sequence ATGAGTTCATTAGATCCAATTACAATGGCAACACAATTGGCGACATTTGATGTGCAGTCATTTCAGCAGCGCTATCAGACCCAGGCCAATCAGTACCAGTCACAGCTCAAAGCGCTGGGCGATATTGAAAGTGCACTGCAAGAGTTCCGCACCACCATCAATGAGATGAACAGCTCGACCAGCAGCATCCTGCAAAACAGCGCGACCGTTTCGCAGGATGGCTTTTTCTCCGCCACAGCGGATGCCGGCGCGCTGTCCGGCAGCTACCAGATTTTTGTCGAACAACTGGCAACTGCCCATCAGATTTCCGCAGGCATGCCCGCAAACCTAGACGCCACCACTTTGGTGCCAACCACGGGCACGCTCGATTTTAGTGTGAACGGCGAAACCATGAGCCTGGATCTTTCTACCGTCGACACCGATGGTGACGGCACCGCCACGGTCGCAGATCTAGTTTCAGCGATTAACAACGACAGCACCAACCCGGGTGTAAACGCTACGCTGGTACGCTCTAACGGACAAACCTACTTCATGCTCTCCAGCACGGAAACCGGTGTCGCCAACAGCATCAATGTCTCCGCCAGTGGCACCGGTCAGACCTGGTTTGAAGACGCATTCAGTAACGTCACCGAAATCAGTGCCGCCCAGGATGCAACCATCTGGCTTGGCGCACAAGGCACTGGCCTGCAGCTTACCAACAGCAGCAACACCTTCAGTGGCGTCATTGACGGGGTCGACCTGACGGTCAGTCAGGCACAAACCAGCGGTGAAGCACCGTTAACCCTGTCGGTCGGTGCTGACGATGAAGCGACCAAAGAGCAGATGAACGGCTTTATCGATGCTTACAACAGCTTGATCAACAAAATCGATTCACTGACCGGTATCGGCGATGAAAATACCAGCCGCGGTGCGCTGGCCAGTGATCCGACGGTGCGTTCCATCAAGAGCCAGATTCAGAGCATGGTCCGTGGTCAGTTTGACGGCATGCGCCTTAGCGACCTTGGTCTTGAAATCAGTCGTGACGGCAAGATGAGTATAGATAACGATAAGTTTGAACAGGCACAAAGCACCAATGGCGCGGCACTGGAGTCGTTCTTCAACGGTGACGGCAATCTGTTCGACAGTATGGATGAGCTGCTTAATCCCTATCTGAAATTTTCCGGCAGCCTGTTTGCGTCGCGTAAAGACTCTCTGCAGCAAAGCATTGATCGTATCGATGACAAGCAAGCCAGCCTGGAACGCAAATATGACATGGCGTACGACCGCTACCTCAGACAGTTTACTCAAATGAACCAACTAATGACCCAGATGAACCAGACCATGTCGATGTTCAGCTAA
- the fliS gene encoding flagellar export chaperone FliS — protein MLMDSGYDSYQQVDLDAQAAAATPHQLVVMLIDGLLDEVERVRGHIQMGRLAAKGTGINKCMNILIGLDSALDLDNGGELAQNLHQLYDFCQVELYQASVNNDFERLGAVESVMENIKQGWMNFGQQA, from the coding sequence ATGTTAATGGATTCAGGCTACGACTCTTACCAACAGGTCGATCTGGACGCACAAGCCGCAGCAGCCACCCCGCATCAGTTGGTGGTGATGCTGATTGACGGTCTGCTGGATGAAGTGGAACGCGTGCGCGGCCACATCCAAATGGGCCGCCTGGCCGCGAAAGGCACCGGCATTAATAAATGCATGAATATCCTGATTGGCCTGGATAGCGCACTTGATTTAGACAACGGCGGCGAGCTGGCGCAAAACCTTCACCAACTGTATGACTTTTGTCAGGTCGAATTATATCAGGCCAGCGTAAACAACGACTTCGAACGACTCGGCGCCGTTGAAAGCGTGATGGAAAACATCAAACAGGGATGGATGAATTTTGGTCAACAGGCATAA
- the flgG gene encoding flagellar basal-body rod protein FlgG: MHSALWVSKTGMAAQDTKMTAISNNLANVNTVGFKRDRVVFEDLFYSIQRQPGAQVDQVNELPTGVQLGSGVRVVGTQKVFTQGNTQNTGQDMDLAVMGQGFFQIENSDGEIMYSRNGQFHVNSEGLMVNSQGLPLQPQIQIPDNATSLSVGVDGTVSVTSAGDPAPQQIGQITLARFINPAGLEAVGGNLFRETEASGVADEVVAGEDGVGSIKQGVLEGSNVEVVEEMVDMITTQRAYEMNAKVVSAADDMLQFRCAVNVRGSER, translated from the coding sequence ATGCATTCAGCATTATGGGTCAGTAAAACCGGTATGGCGGCTCAGGACACCAAGATGACCGCCATTTCCAACAACCTGGCGAACGTCAATACCGTTGGTTTCAAACGCGATCGGGTGGTGTTTGAGGATCTGTTCTACAGCATCCAGCGTCAGCCGGGCGCGCAGGTCGATCAGGTCAATGAGCTGCCAACCGGGGTTCAGCTGGGTAGCGGTGTGCGCGTGGTCGGCACCCAAAAAGTCTTTACCCAGGGCAACACTCAAAACACCGGTCAGGATATGGACCTGGCGGTAATGGGCCAGGGCTTTTTTCAGATTGAAAACTCTGACGGCGAAATCATGTATAGCCGCAACGGCCAGTTTCACGTCAACTCGGAAGGCCTGATGGTCAACAGCCAGGGCCTGCCGTTGCAACCACAGATTCAGATTCCGGATAACGCCACTTCTCTGTCGGTCGGCGTGGACGGTACGGTCAGTGTGACCAGTGCCGGCGATCCGGCGCCACAGCAGATCGGTCAGATCACGCTGGCGCGTTTCATCAATCCGGCTGGTCTGGAAGCGGTAGGCGGTAACCTGTTCCGTGAAACGGAAGCCAGTGGTGTTGCTGATGAGGTTGTGGCGGGTGAAGACGGCGTTGGCAGCATCAAGCAAGGTGTGCTGGAAGGCTCAAACGTCGAAGTCGTGGAAGAAATGGTGGATATGATCACCACTCAGCGCGCCTACGAGATGAATGCCAAGGTGGTCTCGGCCGCCGATGACATGCTGCAGTTTCGTTGCGCAGTCAATGTAAGGGGCAGTGAGCGATGA
- a CDS encoding LafD produces the protein MVNRHKVSPERFRHLAQRIKIAAKLEDWRALARCDSELRELLHSHKPFLNESSLADVINEVKSEHQLAFHALQTATKALESEMETVNAQQERALAYQLAMTMEM, from the coding sequence TTGGTCAACAGGCATAAGGTCTCGCCGGAGCGCTTCCGGCACCTGGCCCAGAGAATAAAGATTGCCGCCAAACTCGAGGACTGGCGGGCACTGGCCCGCTGTGACAGCGAGTTACGCGAGTTACTGCACAGCCACAAACCCTTTCTGAACGAATCTTCGTTGGCAGACGTCATCAATGAGGTAAAAAGCGAGCATCAGCTCGCCTTTCACGCATTACAGACAGCCACTAAAGCACTCGAGTCAGAAATGGAAACCGTGAACGCCCAGCAGGAACGGGCCCTCGCCTACCAACTGGCGATGACGATGGAGATGTAA
- a CDS encoding copper resistance protein NlpE translates to MKKAMFALSALTFILAGCDTAENAATQQAEPVADTLPSKVSDSIATVTDSVSSAANAVTESIEDGDAANWQGTYQGTLPCADCAGIDYTLTLNEDQSYSLVQAYQGKEGAEPTTSEGKFHWNDTGSVITLEDGSETPNQYFVGDDMLMKLDINGEKVTGDMAALYNLQKQ, encoded by the coding sequence ATGAAAAAAGCGATGTTCGCCCTGAGTGCACTGACGTTTATTTTGGCTGGCTGTGACACTGCGGAAAACGCGGCAACGCAACAAGCAGAACCGGTTGCCGATACCCTGCCAAGTAAAGTCAGCGATTCAATTGCAACGGTAACCGACAGTGTTTCTTCAGCGGCTAATGCAGTGACTGAATCGATTGAAGATGGCGACGCAGCCAACTGGCAAGGCACCTATCAAGGCACTCTTCCTTGTGCTGACTGCGCAGGTATCGACTACACCCTGACTCTGAACGAAGACCAGAGCTACAGCCTGGTGCAGGCTTATCAGGGTAAAGAAGGCGCAGAGCCAACCACTTCTGAAGGTAAATTCCACTGGAACGACACCGGCAGCGTGATTACTCTGGAAGATGGTTCAGAGACACCAAACCAGTACTTTGTTGGTGATGATATGCTGATGAAACTGGACATCAATGGTGAGAAAGTGACCGGCGATATGGCGGCACTGTACAATCTGCAAAAGCAGTAA
- a CDS encoding flagellar basal body rod protein FlgF, with protein MDSLLFTATSGASRVLKAQHVRSNNLSNADTAGFRADMERVRSVPLQGAGFDGRTMVVTNSGTTRFDSGDVVKTGRALDVAIMGDGYLTVQTPDGGEAYTRAGNISVDVNGALTINGFAVIGENGPMVLPDFQTVEVSERGVISVVPPGGGAEIEVGTLKRVKPEPAQLQKESDALLHSVNGAPFAADDTVQLAPEHIEGSNVSAIDELVSVMSLTRNFEMQIRMMKSAETLAQAGNRLMSNS; from the coding sequence ATGGATAGTTTGCTGTTTACTGCAACGTCAGGCGCGAGCCGGGTTCTCAAAGCCCAGCATGTGCGCTCCAACAACTTGTCGAACGCCGATACGGCGGGGTTCCGGGCCGATATGGAGCGGGTACGCAGTGTGCCGTTGCAGGGCGCGGGATTCGACGGCCGTACCATGGTGGTCACCAACTCGGGCACGACCCGTTTTGACAGCGGTGATGTGGTCAAAACCGGCCGCGCACTGGATGTGGCGATCATGGGCGACGGTTACCTGACCGTACAGACCCCGGATGGCGGTGAAGCTTATACCCGCGCCGGTAATATTTCGGTTGATGTTAATGGTGCACTGACCATCAACGGTTTTGCCGTCATCGGTGAAAACGGGCCTATGGTGCTGCCGGATTTTCAAACGGTGGAAGTGAGTGAACGCGGCGTGATCTCGGTGGTGCCGCCGGGTGGTGGTGCTGAAATTGAAGTTGGCACTTTAAAGCGGGTTAAGCCGGAGCCGGCTCAATTACAAAAAGAGAGTGATGCACTACTGCACAGCGTGAACGGTGCCCCGTTTGCGGCCGATGATACGGTGCAACTGGCGCCGGAACATATTGAAGGCAGTAACGTTTCGGCGATTGATGAGCTGGTGAGCGTCATGTCTCTGACGCGTAATTTCGAAATGCAAATCCGCATGATGAAAAGTGCTGAAACCCTGGCCCAGGCCGGTAACCGATTAATGAGCAACAGCTAA
- the motA gene encoding flagellar motor stator protein MotA → MQKFLGAITILMCVFGGYMWAGGNLGAIWQPAEYLIIFGAALGATIIGNPPHVIKEMRRQLRQLLSPPKNEQDYYMELMAVLQVLLETVRSGGFKSLDRHIENPDQSPIFSRYPLIAADNRLVSFIADNLRLMAMGQMSPHELEGLLEQEIEAIQTDLLLPSRSLQRTAEALPGFGILAAVGGIIITMQAIDGSIAMIGYHVAAALVGTFVGIFGCYCCFDPASNAMAQRVKRDMTAYECVRATLVAYVAKKPTLLAIDAGRKHIQLDIKPTFSDMEKWLAEQEA, encoded by the coding sequence ATGCAAAAGTTTCTTGGCGCCATTACCATCCTGATGTGTGTTTTTGGCGGCTATATGTGGGCCGGCGGTAATCTGGGCGCCATCTGGCAGCCTGCCGAGTATCTGATTATATTCGGCGCGGCGCTCGGTGCGACCATCATCGGTAACCCGCCGCACGTGATTAAAGAGATGCGCCGTCAGCTGCGTCAGTTACTGTCGCCGCCGAAAAACGAACAAGACTACTACATGGAGTTGATGGCGGTATTGCAGGTACTGCTGGAAACCGTACGCAGCGGTGGCTTTAAATCGCTCGACCGCCATATTGAAAACCCGGACCAAAGCCCGATCTTTTCTCGCTACCCTCTTATCGCGGCAGATAATCGTCTGGTCTCTTTCATTGCCGACAATTTACGTTTAATGGCAATGGGACAAATGTCGCCTCATGAACTTGAGGGGTTACTTGAGCAGGAAATCGAAGCGATTCAGACCGATTTACTGCTGCCGTCCCGTTCTTTGCAGCGCACCGCAGAAGCCCTGCCCGGGTTTGGCATTCTGGCGGCCGTAGGCGGCATTATTATCACCATGCAGGCCATCGACGGTTCAATCGCCATGATTGGTTACCATGTCGCTGCGGCGCTGGTCGGTACGTTTGTCGGCATCTTCGGCTGCTACTGCTGCTTTGACCCGGCTAGTAATGCAATGGCGCAGCGAGTCAAACGTGACATGACCGCTTATGAGTGCGTACGTGCAACGCTGGTTGCTTACGTGGCGAAAAAACCGACTTTGCTGGCCATTGATGCCGGCCGTAAACACATCCAGCTAGACATTAAACCGACCTTCAGTGATATGGAGAAATGGCTGGCGGAACAGGAGGCATAA
- a CDS encoding flagellar basal body-associated FliL family protein: MTKKQLTLIFIIMLVASILVSAATVFGGLWYMKQQSSNQSAEEWLSDTPLSFLTEDNSAEKAPSYHSLEKVVLSVKGKQQNHFLMLELAVETRNPEKIANINDYMPVVENSLIKLFSDKTYEDLQADGAVDHLQREVKQTILTAFDKTPLIRNIDDVLLTKYVVQ, encoded by the coding sequence ATGACCAAAAAGCAACTCACTCTTATTTTTATCATCATGCTGGTGGCCAGTATTCTTGTCTCAGCCGCTACCGTATTCGGTGGTCTGTGGTACATGAAACAACAATCTTCCAATCAGTCTGCAGAAGAGTGGCTGAGCGATACCCCGCTCTCCTTCCTGACCGAAGACAACAGCGCGGAAAAAGCGCCGAGTTATCATTCGCTGGAAAAGGTGGTACTGAGCGTCAAAGGTAAGCAGCAGAACCACTTCCTGATGCTGGAGCTGGCGGTCGAGACACGCAACCCGGAGAAAATCGCCAACATCAATGATTACATGCCGGTGGTCGAAAACTCACTGATCAAACTGTTCAGCGATAAAACCTATGAAGATCTGCAAGCTGACGGTGCGGTGGATCATCTGCAACGAGAGGTCAAACAGACCATACTGACCGCGTTTGACAAAACCCCGCTCATCCGCAACATCGATGACGTCCTGCTGACCAAATACGTCGTACAGTAA